ATGTATTTCGACGAACTCGTCCGCACCAATTCCATGCGCGCCGCGGCGGAAAACCTGAATGTCGCGCCGACGGCGGTGAGCCGGCAGATCGAGAACCTCGAATATTATTTCGGCTCGCCGCTGGTGGAGCGCTCCAGCCGCGGTGTGAAGCTGACAGCGGCGGGTGAACTGCTCGCCGCACGCGCCGGCAAGACATTGCGCGAGCTCGACCATGTGCACCGGCTGATCGACGATCTCAAAGGCCTGCAACGCGGCCGGGTCACGGTCTATGCCAATGGCGCGACGGTGGCGAACCTTCTCGCCCCCGTGCTGGCGCAGTTCAGTCTGAAATATCCGAAGCTGCGCTTCGAGGTGCATATTACCAGCGCCCGGCAGGCTATGGAGGCGCTGGGTGCGGCGGAAGCGGACCTCGTCGTCAGCCTGTTTGCACCGAAGCTTTCGGGTGTGAAGGTGCGCTCGCGTACCCGTATCAGTTACGATGTCATCTTCCCCGCCGGCCACGCGCTCGCCGCCCAGCCGGAAGTCTCGCTGAAGGAACTGGCCGGCATGCCGCTTGCCCTGCCGGACAAGAGTTTTGCCGCGCGTCAGGCCTTCGATACACTCTTTGCCGATGCCGGCATCGAGCTTGATCCCGTCTTCATCACCAGCTCGCTGGAAATGCTGAAGGAACTGGTGCTGGGAAACGCCGCCGCCACGCTGTTGCCGGCGCTTTCGGTGGCGCGCGAAATCCGCAGCGGCCAGATGGTCGCCGTTCCGCTAGCCGGCAAGAAGGGTATCCATACGCAGATCGATCTCTGCGTTGCGCCTGATCGGCAATTGTCTTTCGCCGCCTCCAAACTTGCCGATTTCATCGAGCGTTTCATGCGCGAGGCAACGGCGGGCTAGTTTCTTCTTCCCGCCGGGGAGAGGTATAGGCCAGCATGGAGAATTACCCACCAAGGTTGATTTCGACCGGCAATTTCGTGTAGCCATTTCAGCTACACGGAGCACACAAAAACGGAGATTGTGTGTGCGCCTGCAACATGACACTCTTTTTGCAACGGGTGGTCTTTGGAAGGGCAAAAATGCCCCGGCCGCCAGACAGGGGACTAAGGATGCCACGCACTTATCTTTCGCAGGCGGCAAAGCTTTCGCGTCGTACCGCGCTGACGCTTGCATTGGGCACGGCGCTCTGGCTGCCGCTTTCGGTTGTTAACGCCGAAGCCGCGCCGAAAACCGCCCTGACGCTTGGCATGACGGTGGAGCCGACCGGTCTCGATCCGACCATTGCCGCGCCCGTCGCGATCGGCCAGGTCACCTGGCAGAATATTTTCGAAGGTCTCGTTACCATCGACAGCAAAGGCAAGGTGAAGCCGCAGCTTGCCGAAAGCTGGGAAATTTCGCCTGACGGTAAGAGCTACACCTTCAAGCTGCGCAAGGGTGTTACCTTCCATGATGGCGAGGCGTTCGATTCCGCCGTCGCGAAGTTTTCGCTGGACCGGGCGCGCGGAGAAGCTTCCGTCAACCCGCAGAAGCGCTTCTTTGCG
This is a stretch of genomic DNA from Agrobacterium fabrum str. C58. It encodes these proteins:
- a CDS encoding LysR substrate-binding domain-containing protein, with amino-acid sequence MQLRALMYFDELVRTNSMRAAAENLNVAPTAVSRQIENLEYYFGSPLVERSSRGVKLTAAGELLAARAGKTLRELDHVHRLIDDLKGLQRGRVTVYANGATVANLLAPVLAQFSLKYPKLRFEVHITSARQAMEALGAAEADLVVSLFAPKLSGVKVRSRTRISYDVIFPAGHALAAQPEVSLKELAGMPLALPDKSFAARQAFDTLFADAGIELDPVFITSSLEMLKELVLGNAAATLLPALSVAREIRSGQMVAVPLAGKKGIHTQIDLCVAPDRQLSFAASKLADFIERFMREATAG